Proteins co-encoded in one Haladaptatus sp. ZSTT2 genomic window:
- a CDS encoding formyltransferase family protein, which translates to MAEPLRLCLLTESSMSRWQLEAVRKLLNEQDVVISLVVVHHPRSRTRKEKLDRAIQLREWTLVAGGLALMRKLRGTHPLTESIPLHEISELNGIEQVACTPDIINGWKYQIQPEIADEVAAKADIALLCGFGFIIGSILTAPKHGVLSFHHGDLRKYRGQPMGFWEYLRGEETAGVTLQRLTEKLDGGEIIYLKEVDISNARYLREVKTLLLAESVNMLSEGVRRVRDESFTPETPTELGQIYRIPKGKPVLKYLAKSILAAARLS; encoded by the coding sequence ATGGCTGAACCGCTTCGTCTCTGTCTACTCACAGAATCGTCGATGAGTCGGTGGCAACTCGAAGCGGTCAGAAAATTGCTCAACGAACAAGATGTCGTCATCAGTCTGGTCGTGGTTCACCACCCACGCAGCCGCACGCGTAAAGAAAAGCTCGATCGCGCAATTCAGCTTCGTGAGTGGACACTCGTCGCTGGCGGACTTGCCCTCATGCGCAAGCTACGAGGAACCCATCCATTGACCGAATCGATTCCCCTCCACGAAATCTCGGAACTCAATGGTATCGAACAGGTCGCGTGTACGCCTGACATCATCAATGGCTGGAAGTACCAAATACAACCAGAAATCGCTGACGAAGTTGCAGCGAAGGCTGACATCGCGCTTCTGTGCGGGTTCGGATTCATCATAGGTTCGATTCTAACTGCCCCAAAACACGGCGTATTGAGCTTCCATCACGGCGACTTACGAAAGTACCGAGGGCAGCCCATGGGCTTCTGGGAGTATCTCCGCGGCGAAGAGACAGCAGGCGTAACGCTCCAGAGACTTACCGAAAAACTCGATGGTGGAGAAATCATCTATCTGAAAGAAGTTGACATCAGTAACGCCCGGTATCTGCGCGAAGTGAAAACCCTCCTCCTTGCAGAGTCGGTTAATATGCTCTCTGAGGGTGTGCGACGAGTTCGTGACGAATCGTTCACACCGGAGACGCCAACCGAACTCGGACAGATATATCGCATCCCGAAAGGCAAGCCAGTCCTAAAGTACCTCGCTAAATCCATCTTGGCAGCGGCTCGGCTGTCCTGA